A window of Phragmites australis chromosome 15, lpPhrAust1.1, whole genome shotgun sequence genomic DNA:
ATTTCAAAACACGCTTTACCAAAACACATTTTGCTATAGTCCAATATGATGTTGTTTGTGAATAATGTGCAGCTCTTTACAACATAGATTGACACTTTCTGTTGAAATTACACTGTATTACATATATAGACCAAAGGCATTGGCCTCGCTTTATGGAAAGCACCACAAAGTTTAGCTGGTAAAATCAGCTTACATAGTATATAATTGAAGCGTAACAACCATTTAGACTCTAACCAAACCTTTAACATCCAGCAACTCTAAAACGAACCTCTAAAGAAACAAAAGCATAGAATCAATCAACGGCAACCCAAAAAACACATAGGACCAAACAGACTATCCAATTTCTGTCTGTAATCTAGCAAGCACATACTGTTCTTGATGAGCATTCACCTCCATCTTGATTTTCCTTATCATTTCCTCCATCTGCGCCTGATCAGGCTCCTTGGCACTCAGCTTCTACCGCATCATGAACGAGAGCATCCTGTAGATAATGGCATGAGGAGAagaacatattttattttaaaaaacaaaatcatTGCGCGTTAGCCAAAGAGTCCAACAAATAGCACCTAAGAGAAAGATTAGAATTAGTTTATCTCTAGAGCTTCTAATACCAGAAAACATATCTCTAAGCATGCAAAGAGAATCTGGAACTGACTTCCAGTGCAACACTTCTTTACAAATACACTAAGCAAATTTCGCAACAGGGCACTGAAACATAATGTGGTCGGCAGTCTCTCTAAGACCACACAAGTTACACCATTCGCTACCCTTCCAACTTTTCTTAAGTAGCTGATTTGCAGAAGGACATCTGTTTTTATAAAAAGACCAAAGGAAAGTTTTAATCTTCAGAGGGAGATAGCCATTCCAAATATCCATCAAACTTTCATCTTTAACACTAGGAAAAGTTATATGTCTATAGAGAGAAGAAGTGCTATATTTTCTAGTCTTTTCAAAAGCCCATATAACTGAATCAGGGACATcagacaaacaaacaagattAGATATTTCAATCAAGGTTTCCCACTCATTCACCTCCTAGGGACCAAAAGACCTTCTAAAAGAAAGATTAAGAAAACTTTGTCCAAGCACTTGGTGCATTGTTGCATCTCGTTGAAAGCATATTTTGTACAGCTCCTCAAATTTAATCTTTAGGGGACAGGAATCCAACCAAACATCTAAACAAAATCTAATCTTCCATTTTCCAGGGTATAAATCAAACCCATAGCAGTATAATCTTTAATGGAGTTTAAGCCTTTCCAAAACTGAGAGCCACCAGCTGTGCTGCTACTGTAAAACCTCCCATCTTCAAGGTATTTCCTCCTCAAAAGTTCACATACAGGATCACAGTCACTTCTTTCAAGTTTCATAATTGATTTTGATGAAAAGCAATCATTCATAACTCTAGTATTAGTAAGGCTCAAACCCCCAGAATCTTTTGACTTAGTTAATACATCCCACTTGATCATATGATATCTCTTCTTCTGTCCCTGCCCATGCCAAAAGAAATTTGATCTCGCAGACTCCATCTTTTTATGCACAGTTTTTGGCAAAAGGTACACTCCCATCGTGTAGTTAGGGATAGAATTCAAACAGGACTCAATTAAGATTGTTTTCCCCTAGATGAGAGGTACATGCGTTGTCATGTCCCATCTTCTTTTCAACCTTTTACCCCACAAACACCAGCTTTCTAACTCTACGATGAGTATCACTCATCGGTATGTCCAGATATTTGATAGGTAGTGAACCCACTTTACAATTCAATATATTAGCAACTCTTTTTCGTTCTTGATCAGAGGCTCCCGTAACAACCACATCACTCTTCTCATAATTGATTTTCAGCCTAGACATGCTTTCAAAACAATACAACAAAAATTTTGTATAGGCAATTGATTGATCATCTAACTCTAAAAGAATAATTGTATCATCTACATATTGTAGATGAGTGATCCCACCAAGAAACAAATGAGGAACTAAACCTTTTATCAGCACTTCCTTTTTAGCATTCCTGAGAATAGCATCCAAAGCATCTACAACTACAACCAAGTTAAAAAGTCATCGTACCTCAAACCTTTGCAGTTCTAAAATAAGCTCTAGGGGCACTATTGATATTGATCCCAACTCTACCACCCTCAAACTGTATTACATGTATTCTTGATCCTTCTGTTGTAACAACAGTTGAGATTACCACGTCTGCTCTTCAGCTGTGCCTATGAACTCATAACTGTATAATGATGTTCTTGATATCACATTTCCTGTTCTTTATTAAACACTGTTGCTTTGTTGGTAAGGTGTACAATGCCCTGGGAGTCAGCTATAAGCGAGATAACAAACTTGACAAGGCAATCCAGCAATTTGAAAAGGCCGTGGAGCTTCAGCCAGGCTACGTGACAGCTTGGAACAACCTCGGCGACGTATATGAGCAGAAGAAAGACCTGAAGTCAGCACTCAAGGCCTTCGAGGAGGCACTTCTCTTTGATCCGAACAACAAGGTTGCAAGGCCACGGCGAGATGACCTTAAGCAGCGTGCTAACATGTACAAGGGTGTTCCAGTAAAATCTGAAAAGCGGTAGCCGTGTCTTAGTTTTGTGACATCACGCGTGTCCTCAATTTTTGAAAGGTAGCATTTGTAAACATGTTGAGAAGCTGTACCATTGGAATGGTTCATGAAAATTTGCAGTTGTAATATGTTTTGCTTGTAGGAGCAAAGATTGTAGAATTTCATGCGAGCCTGTACAGCTGTACTTTTGTTTGTGTGATGTAAGATGAAGGGAACTGACAAACGCTAGTAACGCAGAGATAGCCAAGTGTGAGTGTAACTGGCTCCAGGAGCGCCCCACCGGGTGCTTTTGGGTGGGTGGGGAGGAGCTGGAGTCGGGCAAGCGGGAGCATGGTGAGAGCGGCAACGGTGGAAGGGGAGACGGTGGCCAGCTAGGCTGTAGTGGTGGTGACGTGGAGGAAAGGTTTCACAATTCAGCTCTAGGATTGTTAACATCAGTTGATTGCTTTGCTTTTAGCAACATCAAGTGAGTCCCTTCAGTGTGGAGTGTCATTTGATTGCATTAGCTAGAACATCTTCACAAAGCAAAGATTGATAGAATAGTAGCTTGTACATATGACAGGTATGCACCAACCGATTGTTGTGGTAGAGTATAATAGGCCATCATTCTACCTACAAATTCACATGCCTGTGCCTTTCGTAACACCTCCATGTCCTCCGTAAACCATAGCGGCATCTACCTACAAATTCACATGCCTGTACCTTTAGTTTCAACGGCATTACATAGTGGAAAAAATATCACCCCGTGCGGTGTTGGCcttcatctccaaccatattttctttatttcgttCCTTTCTTGATTTtgttccccgttctcattccttttattttctctcatttccaacagtttttcttcgagaggaatcacgaagggaaatgagagagaatcccgttttGAAAGAAATGATTCTAGGAATCCCGTCGCGAAGGAAATTTGGATTCCGAAGGAAAACGATTGGATATAGTCTTAGACTCATTCGATAGGCTCATTCTGGAGGAAGGTATATGGTCATTTTCCCCTTCATGTTCTGTTCACACGTAAATTTAAGTGGTTTTTAGGATCTTGGATATATTAGATTTGTAGTTGTGCATACAATATTTGTATTTGTGTTTGCATTCATTTATTTTTACTCATAAATAAATAGTACTAGCTAAATGTTCTTTGCATTGTAATGAAAACACGAACATTAGATACGTTAACAAAGTATAAACTTAAGATATGAAGATATAGATGTGTCATGAAAGCACTGTCGAACGAATACGTCGGGAGTAataccgtagtttgatttcagacgagatttaaaaagagaaaattatctgctaattttttttctaattcttcatttatttttattagtaaaataaattttatatccGTAACCGGTAACGAAGCATGAAAACTAGAGGAGGAAGGTGGATGGCAAAATTAAGTAAATTATTTGATTTAGAGATTTTTGTTaaattcgagaaaaaaaagatcgtattttatataatagagataaATACAAAGCGTAGGCATTATCCACAGGTGCTTTTTCACCCGTAGGTTCTCTGTTGACACAATCCGTAGGGCGATTCTCGACCCTCCAACGTGTGGCGCGCGCCCCGCTAAAGTCCCACCAAAATCCACTCCCCCGTCGCTCCACCACATCGCAAACCCCCCGTTGCCGTCGCGCTCTCCCCTCCCTCCGCCGCGCCCACACAAAGCAACCGCCGGCCGAGCCACGCCCCCACCTCCTCCCACAAGCAGCCACCACGTGACGCGTGCAAGCACCCATGGCCACCGCCTCCCGCATCGCCGCGCCGCTCGGGCTCGCCCCGCTGCCCCGCAGCCGCGCCTCCTCCGGCGCCCCGGGAGTTGTCCAATGCGGTGAGAGCAACTTCGCCCGTCTTGCAGaacgctcgctcgctcgctgcATCCCGCTCTTCTCTGCAGCTCGTATATATACACTGGTAAGGTGACTAACCAGCCAATAGCTTGCTTAACTTGCTCAGGCTCCAAGATTTCGAGAGGCGTCGCCGTCAGAGCCACGTCCAGCGGCGAGGGCGCGACGGAGGTGCCGGAGATCGTCAGGGCTGCGCAGGACGCGGTCAGCATCCCTACGTTCTCCAAATTTCCTTGCTTCCCGATCTCTACTATTCTTGTGACTTGCTGCTGCCAATTTGCGGCGCAATGTGCGTTACCGTGAGCGTTGTCTCTAGGCAGTGGGACAAAGTTGAGGACAAGTACGCCGTGGCCACCATCGGCGTTGCAGCAATCGTCGCGCTCTGGACGGCGGTAGGGGCGATTAAGGTACGAGAGGACGGCAAGCTAGCTTAAACTAGGATTCATTTCTTCTTCGTCATCGTCTTTACTATGTTCAGATGTGTAAGCATCATCCTCTTTTGCGCATTCAGGCCATCGACAAGCTTCCTATTTTTCCTAGCGTCCTTGAGATTGTTGGAATTGGCTACACAGGGGTAAGTTTAGAAGCATTTGGTTATTTATAGATTTTGTCTCGTGTTACCGATGAACTTCTCTTACCGTTGAATTGGCTACATCTGCTGCTTTTTGTTGATGCAGTGGTTCACATACCGTAACCTCATTTTCAAACCAGACAGGTGAGACACCTTTGTTCATGCATGTAGTCCTTTGATGTCAGAACTTGGTCCATCCTTATGTCTGTTCTACCATGAAAACATTTTCCCACTTgtttttgaattaaaaaaaacacaagtATGAAGTGAACCTCGGGGCGATTGAGTTTCTTTGTGCGGTCAATTATTCTGAGTTTACCTCTTTCAAATGGAGTTTGTGCCACCTTATTTGTGGCGCATACGGAACCATCAAAATGAACTAGAAAACTTTAAACTGTTTGTTACGTAAAAGATTTATTCAATGGAGTAAATCTCGTTCTTGAGGACTCCGTTGATGTGGGTACGGCTGTAGTTATGCCATGACAGAAAAGGTGCAATGCTTTATGCTTGTGTACCGGGGACATATCAGGTGAAAACGGCTCCTTCGGTTTGTATGCTAGCCTCTAAAATTTTACTGGTAAGGCGATATCTTATTGTGAAGCGACGATCGTATTGTACGAATCGCTTTTTCTCAAACTTGTACCGAACATATTTTCCTCTTAATGCAATGATACACAACCCATGCGtatttacaaaaaaaaagaacattatTGCTATTACATTTGCATAAAAGAGGAACTAGCTAGCTAGGTAGCTTGCCAGATTCTTATCATATTCTGTACGTCCGCAGAGAAGCTCTGATCAGTAAAATCAAGAGCACCTACAACGAAATCACCGGGAGCAGCAGCATCAGCTAATCAAGCATCATTTACAAGATGAGTGCTGCTAGCAGAGGGTAGAACTGCGCCTGTGATCACCGAGTATCCACGTAAGTGGAAGTGCCAACATTTGAGACAGGTGGTTCTACTGTTTCTGTTCCTCTTGGCTTAAGTCAGAGAGAAAACTCTACCCAGGCGCTGGTCGTTTACTTATTCTAATGTAATAAACCAATATTCGTAACATATTTCAAGTTGCTTTCCTGACCACTTTCATCTGGTCGTGTACTGCGAAGCTCAATGTGGGATTACAAAGGATGTTCTGTTGGCTCTTGTTTTTTATCGATTGCGGTCTTTTTCATTTGCGTCCTTACATTAACTATAGAGGGAATAAATATATGTCTTTTTTAATTATGACGAGTGATGTTATGAATTTTCCGAAGAAATGATGTTCTTTTCATGCATATTTTTGGGAACAACTGAGAGATTGGCCTTCGGACTGGATCCGAAGACTATAGGGAACAATACATAAAATGGGGAAGTCTTTGCTATACTAATATCATCTATCTTGTCAGTTATAGTTACGTTTTATTTATAGGCCGTACTTGACCTTTCCCTATTATAGTTTATGAGATTACCTCTCTAACTACTGCATTCTCGGTACATTTGAGGGTAATACGGTACTATCTTAAGTACATCCAGATTATTTACAATCTTGTCCCTAATGGTCTTCGGTCGCTGACACTGGTCCTCCCTTTGACAATGCCTTCGCCCTTTCCTTCGTCTTTGCGTTGGACTTGGGTCACCATTCGCTTGGATTTCTGAAGGTTTCCGCTCGGCTACACATTCGGTGTCCCTTCGAGTGACTCCATCGTGATGTCAAGCAAAGCCCTTTGGCCGAGCTCCAAAGGCCCGAACAAGGCTTTGCTCGACCTAGCTGCCGAACTGTTCCCACGATGTGGAGAGTTCAAAGGGTTCCTGCAACACGACAGACTCACAGTATCTGTAAGCCCTGCTAGTTTGTGGTGTCCACAGAGATCTTCGATCCAATACACAAAGGGGCCtatgagaccattccccaatGCACAAAGGGGCTGAATCCATGAATTAGACGGTATCACTGACCGTTGTCCCCTTCGCCATCGAAGACCTCTTGTTATATGAAttaccctgtaagaatgaccatgaagcgaATAACCTAAGAAAATGCTATCAGAAGAATGCAACTCGAACTTATCGAGAttgtcacgctttaggatgaagcaacaacatccaaaaactctcaaatgagaagcttcagcttcctcccaaagctcAACTCGTTAGAAGTCACATTCATAATCGAGCGTAAGAAAATacgattggagatatagcaagctaTATTAATAATctctgcccaaaacttcctatgagtcctatgctcatcaaacatcatcctagccatctcaacaaAAGTTTGATTCTTTTTTTCAACCATGCTATTCTGTTGAGGAATCTCTGGTGCAGAgaattgatgctcaatgtcatGTTCAAGACATAAAGTATTagagagatagttcttgaactcggtgccattatcactgaaaattgctttcaatgcactagggCGTTCCTCGAAGAacctcaaagctaagctccgaaagtgtgaaaacgcttcatccttgctcacaagaaagaacacccaatAAAAATAGTgagagtagtcatcaataataacaagtacataccactatGAACAAACTCGAGATGGACtaatagtgtccatatggagaagttcttctAATCATTCAGTAATCATCAAATGAACTAGTGGGTGAGAGATGATAACCATCTTGCAATGCTGACAAGAAGAACAAACAAGAttattctcaaacttgagcttgggtaatCCTCGAATCAAgtctagggcactcaaacgagacaacaaatcaaagctcatgtgccttGGCCTCCTATGCtacatccaaagcttagaaTAAGGTTATGCAATTAAACATAGAGAAGCACTATGAGACTCGAaaaaatcggctccaaaaactctctcaaCTCAATAAATCTGTTAAACCAACGCGcctgaggaatcaagaactcgagaagcatcATGTTTGAAACATaattccaagtcctcatccaataactgagatacagaaagcaaattgtatcccagatgctccaccaaagtaacatattttttagtaaaactctcatttatCTTTACCATACATTTGACCTTCACTCTTCCCTTTCtgtcatccccgaatgtgatgtattCGTGCCGCTTCATCaaggtgaggctggagaatcATGATGCAACTCTAGTCATATGACGCAAACAACTGGAGTTGATCAGCCACTTATTCTCCAGGCCTCTGcctaccacctacatatgagacgAATAGTATGTGGATGACTCATTACTGGGGGTTAAACACAGAAACctcttaggaatccagtactgggtcatccgccttGAAGCAGTAAAAGCATGTGCATGCATATAAACACTAGTGCACTgagggcgagtaccacgatAAGAAAAATGTGGTCCTCCAAAATGCtacaactcaaagcctctgacacgtgaaccaaaaccatataaaTCATGGTAAGGTCCACATCGGGCACTACCTTTAGTAGGAAACTGAAGAGCGCCAGAACCTCATGAGTAGaagcgaggaaaaggctcatgtacactaaAAGAAGGGCGATACATGTCTCGAGTACTCCATTCCAACTCACACCATTCATCCCTCTTATAGTGAAAGAAAAATCCAATTAGGTGGTCCTCTTtttggcagtaggtgcagtggtagcatctCTCAGGTACTTGATTGCTGGTCACTCTAAACTCTCTCTTAGGGGTTTTCATCTTAggttatgaagctctcttgggttgtggtgtggtgtgGCATTGAACTTAGATTTCTCAGCCTTAAGgttagtaggtgtggtgaaaacagtcttaccatccctattgtaagccaccctctcaaaacccaagcCCAAAGCTAAACCTGTCTTATCTGCACACATTTTAGTCTTGGCCAAAACCAAATTTGTTTTGCCCTTTTCTTCTGAGtatttctccacaagagaaaggagatactcattcttggtcataagcttttgaacttgcccacTTACCTAGCTGAGTTTATCCTTAAAGACTATGTAGATGGAATAGTTGGCTGCATATCCTTAGAACACCcatcactctccaatctagatttcAACTTTTTAATGCACTTGCCTTTCAAGTCAACATCATTTGCGAGCAAAGAGTAATTCTTGCAAGCGCATAAGagagtggatctagactcctcctctagGAGCTTCTTCTTAGTAGTCTCAAGCCAACTCTCCTCCTCTAGGAGCTTCTTTTTAGTAGTCTCAAGCCAACTGACAACTTaagcatgcaaagtctgaagctcgACAAGTTCAGTCATGACAACCATACAGCTCTCACATTCCTCATCCTTAGACCTAAGCAAGCAACCTCAGTTGACACAAACTCATACTTAGACTTGAACTCCTTCAACTCTTGAACAATTTTCTTAACTAATCTATCATGGCTaataagagcatcattcaaggtatcaacctgagcataaagctggtcgtaggaaggcaatacctcagatGGATCATGCCCGGGGTCGTTGTCATTGTTGTCTGCTATGAAgcaaaggccggtgaagtccttggtcttcctcttgttcttcacagcctgctcctcctctaaGCTCTCTTCCTCGTTTGAAaaagtgtcgatgtcgctgagaacTGCCACAAAAGCTTGAGAAGCCATATTGACctccttcttggccatcttgtcgcaGTTCTAGAAGGAGGGCTTCTTGtacttcttgtgcttgtcgtggtcgtggttactgtcttccttctttttgagcttgggTCAGTttgccttgaagtgggtggtgtcaccacactcaaaacacaCACGAGGATCACATCTCCTCTGGTCTTATCAGTTATTGTAGAAGCggttgaacttcttcatgatcaataCTAAATCTTTATCATCAAGTGCATCCACCTACTCTTCTATGATAGAGACCAAGaaagacaaagaaaatccacCAGGAGAAGGAATAGGACAAGAAAAACCAACTCATGACTAACTGCCACTACTAGATGCAAAAACTAATGCCATGTTCTAGGACAGGGGGTTTTCTAGACCTATCCTAGCTACCTTGGCTATCTCTGTGGACTTTAGCTTGCTAAAGatttcatcacaagtcaatatgtCATAATTGGATGACTCCTCAATGCTAGAGATTGTTAcctcccatatgctacggtcaatagtatagagaagcttgac
This region includes:
- the LOC133892074 gene encoding protein CURVATURE THYLAKOID 1B, chloroplastic-like isoform X1 — protein: MATASRIAAPLGLAPLPRSRASSGAPGVVQCGSKISRGVAVRATSSGEGATEVPEIVRAAQDAWDKVEDKYAVATIGVAAIVALWTAVGAIKAIDKLPIFPSVLEIVGIGYTGWFTYRNLIFKPDREALISKIKSTYNEITGSSSIS
- the LOC133892074 gene encoding protein CURVATURE THYLAKOID 1B, chloroplastic-like isoform X2, coding for MATASRIAAPLGLAPLPRSRASSGAPGVVQCGSKISRGVAVRATSSGEGATEVPEIVRAAQDAWDKVEDKYAVATIGVAAIVALWTAVGAIKAIDKLPIFPSVLEIVGIGYTGRSSDQ